Proteins from a genomic interval of Thunnus maccoyii chromosome 1, fThuMac1.1, whole genome shotgun sequence:
- the vegfd gene encoding vascular endothelial growth factor D, with product MMMKTKRTLCRISCLVTLLVELNWINVGHSMHMGGSRVIKQWERKVRSASSLDELLRLADFPDWKLWKCRMRLQQPETQTETLSSPPSAGSHRSTRYAAESYSLEILRAIDEEWQRTQCMPRETCVDVAKELGTDPSMFFKPPCVSVHRCSGCCNQEGVTCRNTTTVFVNKTVLSVIPFKFVPEPVLIKVANHTECRCMEPAIIRRNAQPHRSSGCSPIGQLSEAEDSRRLCASGLIWDCSSDRCIPYPSSRPEFPLGSWMPDCEIDVERCDCLPRPEPIRQPRPIHRCHLNSSICAHKHQHFDQASCRCK from the exons atgatgatgaagacaaAACGGACTCTGTGCAGAATCTCCTGCTTGGTGACTCTGTTGGTGGAGCTGAACTGGATAAACGTGGGCCACAGCATGCACATGGGAGGAAGTAGG GTAATTAAACAGTGGGAAAGGAAGGTGCGGTCAGCCTCCAGCCTTGATGAGCTGCTGAGGCTTGCGGACTTTCCTGACTGGAAGTTGTGGAAGTGTcgtatgaggcttcagcagccaGAGACCCAGACAGAGACCCTATCATCTCCACCTTCAGCAGGGTCACATCGCTCTACACGCTATGCTGCCGAATCCTACAGCTTGGAGATACTTAGAG CCATAGATGAAGAGTGGCAGCGGACTCAGTGCATGCCCAGGGAAACGTGTGTTGACGTAGCCAAGGAACTGGGCACTGACCCCTCAATGTTCTTCAAGCCTCCCTGCGTGTCCGTCCACAG GTGCAGTGGCTGCTGCAATCAAGAGGGCGTcacctgcagaaacacaactACTGTATTTGTCAATAAAACT GTCCTTAGTGTGATTCCATTCAAGTTTGTACCAGAGCCTGTGCTTATAAAAGTAGCCAATCATACTGAATGCAGATGCATGGAGCCTGCCATAATACGACGTAATGCTCAACCTCACAGGAGCAGTGG CTGTTCTCCAATCGGACAGCTGTCAGAGGCAGAGGACTCCAGGAGACTTTGTGCCAGTGGCTTGATTTGGGATTGTTCAAGTGACAGATGCATACCTTACCCCTCCAGCAGACCAG AGTTTCCACTCGGTTCATGGATGCCCGACTGTGAGATAGATGTAGAGCGCTGTGACTGTCTTCCGAGACCTGAGCCGATTCGCCAGCCAAGGCCGATTCATCGTTGTCATCTCAACTCTTCCATTTGTGCCCACAAGCACCAACATTTCGATCAAGCCTCCTGCAG ATGCAAGTAG
- the pir gene encoding pirin isoform X2, whose protein sequence is MMNMRRVARIVLSVGQAEGVGAHVRRSIGRKELRNLDPFLMLDEFRVSKPSGFPDHPHRGFETVTYVLEGMTAHEDFCGHSGQLKPGDLQWMTAGRGVVHAEMPVSEEPVVGLQLWVNLPRRDKMVEPAYQELRSSEIPKPSQGGVTVAVISGEALGVKSRVFTRTPTLYLDFRLQAGAQYVQPVPSGPDQEQQKVEPHHTVVFGDGDCVKVENKDFEVSHFVLIAGEPIKEPVVQHGPFVMTTEEEIRQTIKDYQTGRNGFERAINWRSKIRDSV, encoded by the exons ATGATGAACATGAGGAGAGTCGCAAGAATAGTTTTGAGTGTGGGACAAGCTGAGGGAGTCGGTGCTCATGTCCGAAGGAGCATTGGTAGAAAGGAG CTGAGGAACCTGGATCCTTTTCTGATGTTGGACGAGTTTAGAGTGAGCAAGCCGTCAGGTTTCCCAGACCACCCTCACAGAGGATTTGAGACG GTAACTTATGTTTTAGAGGGGATGACAGCCCATGAAGACTTCTGTGGCCATTCAGGACAACTGAAACCTGGAGATCTGCAA TGGATGACTGCAGGACGGGGAGTGGTCCATGCTGAGATGCCCGTGTCAGAGGAGCCGGTGGTGGGCTTACAGCTATGGGTGAACCTGCCGCGACGAGACAAGATGGTGGAACCAGCGTACCAGGAGCTCCGAAGCTCAGAGATCCCCAAACCAAGCCAGGGAGGAGTTACAGTTGCTGTGATATCTGGAGAAGCTTTAGgagtgaag TCCAGGGTCTTCACAAGGACACCAACCCTGTACCTGGACTTCAGACTGCAGGCAGGAGCCCAGTACGTCCAGCCAGTCCCCTCAG GCCCAGATCAGGAGCAGCAGAAGGTGGAGCCCCATCACACAGTGGTGTTTGGAGATGGAGACTGTGTCAAAGTTGAAAACAAG GACTTTGAAGTTTCCCATTTTGTGCTGATTGCTGGAGAACCAATCAAAGAGCCCGTAGTACAACACG GTCCATTTGTAATgaccacagaggaagagatCAGACAGACTATCAAAGATTACCAGACGGGCAGAAATGGCTTTGAAAGGGCCATTAACTGGAGATCCAAGATCCGAGATTCTGTCTGA
- the pir gene encoding pirin isoform X1 produces the protein MMNMRRVARIVLSVGQAEGVGAHVRRSIGRKELRNLDPFLMLDEFRVSKPSGFPDHPHRGFETVTYVLEGMTAHEDFCGHSGQLKPGDLQWMTAGRGVVHAEMPVSEEPVVGLQLWVNLPRRDKMVEPAYQELRSSEIPKPSQGGVTVAVISGEALGVKSRVFTRTPTLYLDFRLQAGAQYVQPVPSGWTTFIYTLSGSVHVGPDQEQQKVEPHHTVVFGDGDCVKVENKDFEVSHFVLIAGEPIKEPVVQHGPFVMTTEEEIRQTIKDYQTGRNGFERAINWRSKIRDSV, from the exons ATGATGAACATGAGGAGAGTCGCAAGAATAGTTTTGAGTGTGGGACAAGCTGAGGGAGTCGGTGCTCATGTCCGAAGGAGCATTGGTAGAAAGGAG CTGAGGAACCTGGATCCTTTTCTGATGTTGGACGAGTTTAGAGTGAGCAAGCCGTCAGGTTTCCCAGACCACCCTCACAGAGGATTTGAGACG GTAACTTATGTTTTAGAGGGGATGACAGCCCATGAAGACTTCTGTGGCCATTCAGGACAACTGAAACCTGGAGATCTGCAA TGGATGACTGCAGGACGGGGAGTGGTCCATGCTGAGATGCCCGTGTCAGAGGAGCCGGTGGTGGGCTTACAGCTATGGGTGAACCTGCCGCGACGAGACAAGATGGTGGAACCAGCGTACCAGGAGCTCCGAAGCTCAGAGATCCCCAAACCAAGCCAGGGAGGAGTTACAGTTGCTGTGATATCTGGAGAAGCTTTAGgagtgaag TCCAGGGTCTTCACAAGGACACCAACCCTGTACCTGGACTTCAGACTGCAGGCAGGAGCCCAGTACGTCCAGCCAGTCCCCTCAG GATGGACTACATTCATCTACACCCTATCGGGATCCGTTCATGTTG GCCCAGATCAGGAGCAGCAGAAGGTGGAGCCCCATCACACAGTGGTGTTTGGAGATGGAGACTGTGTCAAAGTTGAAAACAAG GACTTTGAAGTTTCCCATTTTGTGCTGATTGCTGGAGAACCAATCAAAGAGCCCGTAGTACAACACG GTCCATTTGTAATgaccacagaggaagagatCAGACAGACTATCAAAGATTACCAGACGGGCAGAAATGGCTTTGAAAGGGCCATTAACTGGAGATCCAAGATCCGAGATTCTGTCTGA
- the zgc:113276 gene encoding uncharacterized protein zgc:113276, with translation MVILDVLIIGGGPHALTLASLLSNPDPNSDPGQDSSPSPSCLDPLRLQPNPKTSNNKRYSGKKKRRVTAVSAGLTLEEQLAKSTISERILCPPLSLRVVDSYGEWTTLWESQFTALNIPHLRSHTLVHTDPLNKKALQEFVLKHDRSAELHSLPDQVYILDENAYFNDMRLGKKEKKRLNINSTLKKSLSFSLPGTKLSVDFFKDQVERYSLNKVLAKGTVAHITPVTEDEDGSEEESDCMREGETKNLAMRVTDRKGDGARKRVKYFEVQLQEGVILKAHQVVMATGPTRAQMANIPSWVTSIGESYPEERLQHTVHLMHHLPIAQQKLKEYCMRMCVVCEAGQRVMVVGGGLTSAHVVSIALQQGASHVTWVMRKHLQLKQFDVGDVESLVGRYSHVEHGIKMDGQAYLRQFYNERSLHKRLAMIRQARKGGAVTPEAYIHLQPFILKGQVDVKTYCQVSEASWCYRSQAWSLSLSTGHHWTGDMIWLATGCKLDVKQDPLLSEVMKEFPIQVIDGWPCISESLQWAEGCPLYLMGQYTALQVGPHAVNLAGGQAASMRIAKDILRQQKNVEASELSGGKSKTEEYIQQMQGLLWL, from the exons aTGGTGATACTTGATGTGTTAATAATAGGGGGTGGGCCTCACGCCTTGACCCTGGCTAGCTTGCTATCCAACCCTGACCCAAACTCAGATCCTGGGCAGGACTCATCCCCTTCTCCCTCCTGCTTGGACCCTCTGAGACTTCAGCCAAACCCAAAAACATCCAACAACAAACGATACAGTggcaagaagaagaggagggtaACAGCTG TCTCTGCAGGGCTGACGCTGGAGGAACAACTAGCAAAGTCAACGATATCAGAGAGAATCCTTTGCCCACCGCTTAGTCTCCGTGTGGTGGATTCTTACGGAGAGTGGACGACTTTGTGGGAGAGCCAGTTCACAGCTCTAAACATCCCTCATCTGCGCTCACACACACTGGTGCACACAGACCCTCTCAACAAG AAAGCACTGCAGGAGTTTGTTTTAAAGCATGATCGATCTGCGGAGCTTCACAGTCTTCCAGACCAGGTTTACATTCTGGACGAAAACGCTTACTTCAATGACATGCGGCTCggcaagaaagagaagaaacgTCTAAACATTAACTCAACACTCAAGAAGAGTTTGTCCTTCAGTCTCCCAGGAACCAAACTAAGTGTGGATTTCTTTAAAGATCAG GTGGAGAGATACAGCTTGAACAAAGTGCTTGCTAAGGGAACAGTGGCGCACATCACCCCTGTGACTGAGGATGAGGACGGGAGTGAAGAGGAGAGTGACTGTATGAGAGAGGGCGAAACAAAGAATTTGGCCATGAGAGTGACTGATAGAAAAGGAGATGGGGCAAGAAAgagggtaaaatattttgaagTACAACTTCAAGAAGGGGTCATCCTAAAAGCCCACCAGGTCGTTATGGCAACAGGTCCAACTCGTGCCCAGATGGCAAACATCCCCTCATGGGTAACAAGTATTGGAGAGAGCTACCCAGAGGAGCGCTTGCAGCACACCGTGCACCTCATGCACCATCTACCAATTGCTCAGCAAAAACTTAAAGAA TACTGTATGCgtatgtgtgtagtgtgtgagGCAGGGCAGAGAGTAATGGTAGTTGGTGGAGGTCTGACCAGCGCTCATGTCGTCTCAATTGCCCTGCAGCAAGGTGCCAGCCATGTGACATGGGTCATGAGGAAGCACCTCCAG TTGAAGCAGTTTGATGTGGGCGATGTGGAGAGCCTGGTGGGTCGTTATTCGCACGTGGAACATGGCATCAAGATGGATGGCCAAGCCTACCTAAGACAGTTCTATAATGAAAGGAGTCTTCATAAACGGCTGGCTATGATTCGCCAGGCAAGGAAAGGAGGAGCTGTCACCCCAGAGGCCTACATCCACCTACAGCCATTCATACTGAAAGGGCAGGTGGATGTTAAGACATACTGTCAG GTTAGTGAAGCCAGCTGGTGCTACAGGAGCCAGGCCTGGAGCCTCTCCCTCAGCACCGGGCACCACTGGACTGGAGATATGATCTGGCTTGCCACTGGGTGCAAACTTGATGTCAAACAGGACCCGTTGCTTTCTGAGGTGATGAAGGAATTCCCCATTCAG GTGATAGATGGTTGGCCGTGTATATCAGAAAGCTTACAGTGGGCAGAAGGATGCCCTCTCTATCTGATGGGGCAGTACACCGCTCTTCAG GTTGGACCACACGCAGTAAACCTGGCTGGTGGACAGGCAGCCAGTATGAGAATCGCCAAGGACATTTTGCGGCAACAGAAGAACGTAGAGGCGTCTGAGCTGAGTGGTGGGAAATCTAAAACTGAAGAATATATACAACAAATGCAAGGCCTATTGTGGCTTTAA